In the genome of Paenarthrobacter ilicis, the window CCTGGATCGGCATCTTCACCGTAGTAGAAGTGCTTCAACCACGCCGTTCCCGCTGCCTGGCCGTTGGCGATCTTATCCAGGTCGCCTTCCATGTCAGCGGTGAATTCGTAGTTCACGTAATCCGTGAAGTGCTGTTCCAGCAAGCGGATAACGGAGAAAGCAATCCAGCTGGGCACCAAGGCGGAACCCTGCTTACGGACATAGCCGCGATCCTGGATGGTGGAAATCGTGGAGGCGTACGTGGACGGGCGTCCGATGCCGCGCTTTTCCAGCTCCGCCGTCAGTGATGCTTCCGTGTACCGCGGGGGCGGGGAGGTCTCATGGCCAACTGCCACGATGTCCTGGGCAGTAAGGGCGTCTCCCTTGGCAACGTTCGGCAGGCGACGGGCCTCGTCCGACTCGTCATCCCCCCGGCTCTCGTCCTTGCCTTCCTCATATGCAGCGAGGAAGCCGGGGAACGTAATAACTGTTCCCGAAGCGCTGAACTCCGCGTCCCGGCCGTCAGCGGCAACAGCGCCAAGGCGGATGGTGGCCGTGGAGCCCTTGGCATCTGCCATTTGCGAGGCGACAGTGCGCTTCCAAATGAGCTCGTAAAGGCGGAACTCGTCACCGCTGAGCTGCTTGGCAACCTGCGCCGGAGTCCGGAAGGAGTCGCCGGCGGGACGGATGGCTTCGTGGGCTTCCTGGGCATTCGCTGCTTTGTTGGCGTACACCCGGGGGCTTTGGGGAACGTACTCGGGCCCGTAGAGTTCGGCGGCCTGGCGGCGGGATGCGGTGAGCGCTTCATCGCTCAATGCGGACGAGTCCGTACGCATATAGGTGATGTAGCCGTTTTCGTAGAGTCGCTGGGCCACCTGCATGGTGCTCTTGGACGAGAAACGCAGCTTGCGGCCGGCCTCCTGTTGCAGCGTGGAGGTGGTGAACGGAGCGGCGGGACGGCGGGTGTACGGCTTGGTGTCAACGGAACGGACCCGGAACTCGGCGTTTTCCAGGCCGGATGCCAAGGACATTGCCAGTTCCTCGTTGAGGTGCACCACATTGGAAGAGGTGAGCTGACCGTTGTCGTTGAAGTCGCGGCCGCTGGCTACCTTCGAGCCGTCCACTGCGGCGAGCTTGGCCTTGAACGATCCTGAGTCCGCGCCGAACTGGCCGGTGAGGTCCCAGTAGGACGCTGCACGGAAGGCCATGCGCTCACGTTCGCGGTCAACAACCATTCGGGTGACCACTGATTGGACTCGCCCAGCGGACAGTCCGCGGGCAACTTTCCGCCAGAGAACCGGCGAGATCTCGTAACCATAGAGGCGGTCGAGAATACGGCGCGTTTCCTGGGCATCAACCAGGGCGGTGTCAACGTCGCGCAGGTTTCCCATGGCGCGGTGGATGGCCTCTTTGGTGATTTCGCCAAAGGTCATGCGGTAAACGGGAACCTTGGGTTTCAGGACCTGAAGGAGGTGCCACGCGATGGCTTCGCCTTCGCGGTCCCCATCGGTTGCGAGATAAAGCTCGTCAGCGTCTTTCAGCTGGGCTTTGAGTTCGGCAACCTTTTTCTTCTTGTCGGGGGAAACGACGTAGTACGGCTTGAAGTCATTTTCGACGTCGACGGCGAACTTACCCAGCGGGGTTTTCTTCAGCTCTGCAGGGAGGTCGGAGGGCTGCGGCAGGTCACGGATGTGGCCGATCGATGCCTCGACGATGAAGCCTTCGCCGAGATACTTGGCGATGGTCTTGCTTTTGGCCGGAGACTCCACGATCACGAGTTTCTTGCCGGTTTTTGCCTTGCTGGGCACGGTGCTCCTACAGAAAAAATGTGTCATTGGGCTGGTGCCCATATTGGCCTAGTTCACCATAGTTTGGGCAATCCTGCGTTTTTGCAGGGCAGCCCACACGGTGATAAGAGGGCCCGGTTGGGCTCTTAGTGCCCGGGTGCTACGCGGTCGTCCGGGATCATTGACCACAAGGTTGCCACACGTTCGGCACCTTCGGGTATCCGGGTCGGGTCCTCGAGTTCATACTCCCGCAGGATCTCACGGATTCGATCCTTAAGCTCCTTTCGCTGCGGGTTGGTCAGGTATAAAAGGTTGCTGGACAGGACCACTGCTGCCGGTTCCTCCGCTGCATCGCCACGCTGGCGCCGTTCCCCGCGCGCCTTCGCGAAGGCCGAAGCACGCCGCCGGAAAGCGTCCAGTTCCAGGTCCACCACTGCGATCTCCGGACTGGCAACACTGCCTCCGGAGATGGTGAAGTCCGTACCCGCTGCTTTCCACCGCCGTTCCCTGGCATCCCCTGCATTTTCCGCCGGAGCCACGATTCCCCACTTCTGCAAGGCGCGCAAGTGGTAGCTCATGGCGCTGGGGGTGAGCCCTGTCCGAGCAGCCAGTTCCGTAGCTGTGTGGCTGACTTGTGTGGCATAAAGCTCGGAAATGACCTCGAGGCGCGCAGCATGCGCCAAGGCACGGATGGCCTTGGGGTCAGTGATCTCAACCTTCTTTTCGGCCCGCTTCCGAGGAGGAACGTCGCCTGACGTTTGAGATGTCTCGTTGTTCGCAATCACTTGAACAGTGTAGTCAGGGTCACTTCCGGAACCAGGGGTACCCGGCCCCACATCCTTTTTCACGTCCCGGCCTGTGGGACATCCGGGATCAGGAAGCCATCCCGGACCAGGTTGGTGACATCCCTGATGAGGCCGTCTCTAAAGGACACGTCATCGAAGTCATCGCCCCCGCCCAACAGCGCAACCAGTGCTGACACAATCTGGCGCACTGAGAGCTGGCCATCGCACGCCGACACGAAACCGGCCAACTCTGTGCTTAACAGATTGGTACGGCGCAGGCCCGCCCCTTGCCGAAGGAGGATCACGCCGGGGTGATCAGCCCCGGGGCGCTGATGCCGCTCTTCTGTCACGTCCCCGGCAACCACCAAATGGGCCTCGGACACGTCGTTTGCTGCCAGCCAGTCTGCCCGTTCCACAAAGTTTCCCAAGTGGGGGCCGATCGGTTGTTCTATGGGGTAGGTGATTTCTTCGAAGCGGTTGATGGTGGGGCTCGGTGTGGCGGGCCGGCGCAACCAGACCATGCCGAATCCAATGCCCTCAACGTTCCTTGACTCGAAGTCCTTGAGATAGGCCGCGTAGGCGTTCTTGTAGTGGCTGTCTTCGCGGTTCTGTGAGGCATCCTGGAGCCACGTCTCAGCGTACTGCTGTGGGCCCACCTGCTCCCGTTGGATGAACCACACGTCCAGGCCGGAGCCCTGCAACCATGCGGCGGGACGGTCTTTCCAGTCCGATCCTGCCGTGACCTCCCAGTTTCCCAGCATCTGTGCCATTCCACCGGGTTCAAGGACTGAACCGAGTGACTGCACCAAAGACGCCACAATGTCATCCCCGGGCAGGCCCCCGTCCCGATAGGTGAACTGCTCCGCGGACGATTCGTCCTGCGTCCGGGGTGTGATCACAAATGGAGGGTTGGACACCACCACATCGAAGCGTTCACCCGCCACCGGTTCCAGGAGAGAGCCCAGCTTCAGGGTCACCCTGGCCTCGGGGTGTTCCGGGTCCAGCCCCAGCTCAGAGGCGTTGAGCAGCAGGTTGAACCGCGTGAAGGCGAGCGCACGCTCCGAGATATCGGTGGCAGTGACGTGGTCGCAGTGGTGCAGCAAGTGGAAGGTTTGGATACCGCAGCCAGTCCCCAGGTCCAAGGCGCGCTCCGTGTGATGCCGGATGGTGGTTTGTACCAAGGTGGTGGAGGCCTGCCCGATGCCCAAAACGTGGTCGTGCCTCAACACCC includes:
- a CDS encoding DUF7059 domain-containing protein; this translates as MTNTQYFFTNGNTDDAPRSDLPDLLVALAGDLRAISYTVDGVAALLGESASEALGRDQLIPALLASEVVEESGTEPERALAAVIRLWLLAVPQTIVALNEALPVITVGGLVELGLVTVDSGLVHATVDLRPYGWDPDPDGSGGADLWVASDLAAHQQPGVLRHDHVLGIGQASTTLVQTTIRHHTERALDLGTGCGIQTFHLLHHCDHVTATDISERALAFTRFNLLLNASELGLDPEHPEARVTLKLGSLLEPVAGERFDVVVSNPPFVITPRTQDESSAEQFTYRDGGLPGDDIVASLVQSLGSVLEPGGMAQMLGNWEVTAGSDWKDRPAAWLQGSGLDVWFIQREQVGPQQYAETWLQDASQNREDSHYKNAYAAYLKDFESRNVEGIGFGMVWLRRPATPSPTINRFEEITYPIEQPIGPHLGNFVERADWLAANDVSEAHLVVAGDVTEERHQRPGADHPGVILLRQGAGLRRTNLLSTELAGFVSACDGQLSVRQIVSALVALLGGGDDFDDVSFRDGLIRDVTNLVRDGFLIPDVPQAGT
- a CDS encoding helix-turn-helix domain-containing protein — protein: MIANNETSQTSGDVPPRKRAEKKVEITDPKAIRALAHAARLEVISELYATQVSHTATELAARTGLTPSAMSYHLRALQKWGIVAPAENAGDARERRWKAAGTDFTISGGSVASPEIAVVDLELDAFRRRASAFAKARGERRQRGDAAEEPAAVVLSSNLLYLTNPQRKELKDRIREILREYELEDPTRIPEGAERVATLWSMIPDDRVAPGH
- the topA gene encoding type I DNA topoisomerase, translated to MPSKAKTGKKLVIVESPAKSKTIAKYLGEGFIVEASIGHIRDLPQPSDLPAELKKTPLGKFAVDVENDFKPYYVVSPDKKKKVAELKAQLKDADELYLATDGDREGEAIAWHLLQVLKPKVPVYRMTFGEITKEAIHRAMGNLRDVDTALVDAQETRRILDRLYGYEISPVLWRKVARGLSAGRVQSVVTRMVVDRERERMAFRAASYWDLTGQFGADSGSFKAKLAAVDGSKVASGRDFNDNGQLTSSNVVHLNEELAMSLASGLENAEFRVRSVDTKPYTRRPAAPFTTSTLQQEAGRKLRFSSKSTMQVAQRLYENGYITYMRTDSSALSDEALTASRRQAAELYGPEYVPQSPRVYANKAANAQEAHEAIRPAGDSFRTPAQVAKQLSGDEFRLYELIWKRTVASQMADAKGSTATIRLGAVAADGRDAEFSASGTVITFPGFLAAYEEGKDESRGDDESDEARRLPNVAKGDALTAQDIVAVGHETSPPPRYTEASLTAELEKRGIGRPSTYASTISTIQDRGYVRKQGSALVPSWIAFSVIRLLEQHFTDYVNYEFTADMEGDLDKIANGQAAGTAWLKHFYYGEDADPGLLSIVNNLGEIDAREINSVPIADGITLRVGKFGPYLESSIPTVDEKTGEVVEAARANVPEDLAPDELTAAKAKELMETAAPEERVLGTDPHTGHTVVAKNGRYGAYVTEIIPEMTEEQLANQPVEYYKNGKPKPPKKPVKAKPRTGSLFKSMTVDSVTLEEALQLMSLPRVLGEDAEGTPITVQNGRFGPYLKKGTDSRSIGSEEEIFTITLEQALEIYSQPKQRGARSAVPPLAEFGPDPVSEKNIVVKEGRFGPYITDGVTNITVPRTTSLEELTRERAVELLAEKRAKGPVKRTTTRKAPARKAAAKK